A part of Paenarthrobacter sp. A20 genomic DNA contains:
- a CDS encoding TrkA family potassium uptake protein, translated as MAHFVIMGCGRVGATLAHTLEDAGHSVAIIDQDERAFRRLRNTFTGRKVTGVGFDRDTLKQAGVEEAYAFAAVSSGDNSNILATRVARETFHVAHVVARIYDPGRAEIYQRLGIPTVAAVRWSADQVLRRILPEQHLAGDYREPSGRLVLAEVDLHEDWIGHSLSSIEAASGIRIAFLTRFGEGLLPQSGTAYQEGDTVHAMLSLDRTSEISRILAKAPAKES; from the coding sequence GTGGCTCACTTCGTGATCATGGGCTGCGGCCGTGTTGGCGCAACCCTGGCGCACACCTTGGAGGATGCGGGCCACTCGGTCGCCATCATCGACCAGGACGAGCGGGCCTTCCGCCGGCTGCGCAACACCTTTACCGGGCGCAAGGTCACCGGCGTCGGCTTCGACCGGGACACCCTCAAGCAGGCGGGCGTGGAAGAGGCCTACGCCTTCGCTGCCGTCTCCAGTGGCGACAACTCAAACATTTTGGCCACGCGCGTGGCCCGCGAGACATTTCATGTTGCCCATGTTGTGGCACGAATCTACGATCCCGGACGCGCCGAGATCTATCAGCGCCTTGGTATCCCCACAGTCGCAGCCGTCCGTTGGAGCGCCGACCAGGTCCTCCGCCGCATACTTCCCGAGCAGCATTTGGCCGGCGACTACCGCGAGCCATCAGGCCGCCTTGTGTTGGCCGAAGTGGACCTGCACGAAGACTGGATCGGGCACAGCCTCAGTTCCATCGAGGCAGCCTCCGGAATCCGCATCGCCTTCCTCACCCGGTTCGGTGAAGGCCTGCTGCCCCAATCCGGGACGGCATACCAGGAGGGCGACACGGTCCACGCGATGCTGAGCCTGGACCGAACGTCCGAGATCAGCCGGATCCTCGCCAAAGCACCCGCCAAGGAGTCTTAG
- a CDS encoding APC family permease: MLTILNAAKRVLVGRPVRNDRLSHTLLPKRIALPIFASDALSSVAYAPDEILLTLALAGVSAVAFSPLVGLAVMVVLLTVVASYRQNVHAYPSGGGDYEIANVNLGKYAGLTVASALLVDYVLTVAVSMSSAATYLTTAIPALHGQQALIATVGVIILALVNLRGVKEAGTVFAIPTYIFMASILGMTGVGIFQALTGTLGEAPSADFTIVPEPGFDEGLVGLAGAFLLLRAFSSGAAALTGVEAISNGVPNFQKPKSKNAATTLLLLGVIAASMLAGILYLANATKVHIVLDPAREFLVDGKPLPEGYIQTPAISQIADTIFGSGSILFYVVVAATGVILVFASNTAFNGFPVLGSILAQDGYLPRQLRTRGDRLAFSNGVLALAAGALVLILAFNADVTKLIQLYIVGVFISFTASQLGMVRHWGRELKLARDKAVRRRIFKSRTINMVGFGMTALVLVIVLITKFEQGAWIALLAMFILFLIMWSIRAHYDNVARELAVDEDSSPRALPTRVHAVLLVSHVRKPVLRALAYARASRPSRLDAITVDINTEETEHTVRDWEKLEIPVPLTVLASPYRETVTPIMDYVKNMRRDSPRDLIVVYIPEYVVGKWWEQLVHNQTALRIKTRLHFEPGVMVASVPWQLKSSEEAKALQDT; this comes from the coding sequence GTGCTGACAATTCTGAATGCCGCGAAGCGGGTGTTGGTGGGCCGGCCAGTCAGGAATGACCGCCTGTCCCACACCTTGTTGCCCAAACGCATCGCATTGCCCATCTTCGCCTCGGATGCCTTGTCCTCGGTAGCTTATGCTCCTGACGAAATCCTGCTGACACTGGCCCTTGCCGGAGTCAGTGCTGTGGCATTCTCACCGCTTGTTGGCCTCGCCGTCATGGTGGTTTTGCTCACAGTGGTGGCGTCCTACCGCCAGAACGTCCACGCGTATCCGTCCGGCGGCGGCGACTACGAGATCGCCAACGTCAACCTGGGCAAGTACGCCGGGCTCACTGTGGCTTCGGCGCTGCTGGTGGACTACGTGCTGACGGTTGCCGTGTCCATGTCCTCAGCCGCCACGTACCTCACCACTGCCATCCCGGCTCTGCATGGCCAGCAGGCACTGATCGCCACGGTCGGCGTCATCATCCTGGCGCTGGTCAATCTGCGTGGCGTCAAGGAAGCCGGGACAGTCTTCGCCATTCCCACGTATATCTTCATGGCCTCGATCCTCGGCATGACCGGCGTCGGCATCTTCCAGGCCCTCACCGGCACCTTGGGCGAGGCGCCCTCCGCCGACTTCACCATCGTCCCCGAGCCTGGCTTCGATGAAGGTCTGGTGGGGCTGGCAGGGGCTTTCCTGCTTCTGCGTGCCTTTTCTTCGGGCGCTGCTGCCCTGACCGGTGTTGAGGCCATCAGTAATGGCGTCCCCAATTTTCAGAAGCCGAAGAGTAAGAACGCGGCCACCACGTTGTTGTTGCTTGGGGTTATTGCTGCTTCCATGCTGGCGGGAATCCTCTACTTGGCGAACGCCACCAAAGTGCATATCGTCCTGGATCCGGCCCGGGAATTCCTGGTGGACGGCAAGCCTCTTCCAGAGGGGTACATCCAGACTCCAGCCATCAGCCAGATCGCGGACACCATCTTCGGTTCGGGCTCCATACTTTTCTATGTCGTGGTTGCTGCCACGGGCGTCATCCTGGTTTTCGCCTCCAACACCGCCTTCAACGGATTCCCGGTACTTGGCTCGATACTTGCCCAGGACGGCTACCTCCCGCGTCAACTCAGAACCCGTGGCGACAGGCTCGCGTTCAGCAACGGCGTCCTGGCCTTGGCCGCAGGTGCGCTGGTCCTGATCCTCGCGTTCAACGCAGATGTGACCAAGCTGATCCAGCTCTACATCGTGGGCGTCTTTATTTCGTTCACGGCCAGTCAGCTCGGCATGGTCCGGCACTGGGGCCGCGAATTGAAACTGGCCAGGGACAAGGCCGTGCGCCGGAGGATTTTCAAGTCGCGCACCATCAACATGGTCGGCTTTGGCATGACTGCACTGGTCCTGGTGATCGTCCTGATCACCAAATTCGAGCAGGGCGCCTGGATCGCTTTGCTCGCCATGTTTATTCTGTTCCTCATCATGTGGAGCATCCGTGCCCACTATGACAACGTGGCCAGGGAATTGGCGGTGGACGAGGACTCGTCGCCGCGTGCGTTGCCCACGCGTGTCCACGCGGTCTTGCTTGTTTCACACGTCCGCAAGCCGGTCCTCAGGGCGTTGGCTTACGCCAGGGCGTCACGGCCCTCGCGCCTTGACGCGATAACAGTCGACATCAATACCGAGGAGACGGAGCACACCGTCCGGGACTGGGAGAAACTGGAGATTCCGGTTCCCCTGACCGTCCTGGCCAGCCCTTACCGCGAGACCGTGACCCCCATCATGGATTACGTCAAGAACATGCGCCGCGACTCACCGCGGGACTTGATCGTGGTCTACATCCCCGAATATGTCGTGGGCAAGTGGTGGGAACAACTGGTCCACAACCAAACAGCACTCAGAATCAAGACGAGGCTCCACTTTGAACCTGGAGTCATGGTTGCCAGCGTTCCGTGGCAGCTGAAGTCGTCCGAAGAAGCAAAGGCACTGCAGGATACCTAA
- a CDS encoding class I SAM-dependent RNA methyltransferase, with amino-acid sequence MTSHRTSPHAGTPANENHSGPGTELVVDIGPIAHGGHFVARHEGRVIFVRHAIPGEKVRIRLTDSGDSSSFWRADVVEVLEPSPDRVPHFWKPADSLAAWNRGAPPVGGAELGHISLQRQRALKAEVLAEQLKRLAGLDLATEVEAVGDNHDGGLGWRTRASFAVTPKGRLGMHAHRSDVVLPIKEMPLALPGLNGLKLWDLDLSGIARIEVAVPANGSRPLILLAPEEGTSPKRIHSILSQLPHDVSVASFDPSKGEVLQLRGRTWVQETAAGHEYRVTGEGFWQIHKDAPDTLVGAVTDYLSSGGYLQPGAAVADLYAGAGLFTAPLADAVGVTGSVLSVEGAPGTSRDARKNLHGEPQVEIVQGRVERVLHQRARNFDSLVLDPPRAGAGKAVVKQLMATGPRAIAYVSCDPASFARDLGYFHQGGWRLEALRAFDLYPNTHHLETVALIVPSS; translated from the coding sequence ATGACCTCCCATCGCACTTCCCCCCACGCCGGAACGCCCGCCAACGAAAACCACAGTGGGCCAGGTACTGAACTTGTCGTCGACATTGGTCCCATTGCACACGGCGGGCACTTCGTCGCACGCCACGAAGGGCGCGTCATCTTCGTCCGGCACGCCATCCCGGGGGAGAAGGTCCGCATCCGCTTGACCGACTCCGGCGACTCATCAAGCTTCTGGCGCGCCGACGTCGTCGAGGTCCTTGAGCCTTCACCGGACCGGGTCCCGCATTTCTGGAAGCCCGCGGACTCACTGGCCGCGTGGAACCGGGGCGCGCCGCCGGTTGGCGGTGCCGAGCTTGGGCACATTTCGCTGCAGCGGCAACGGGCGCTGAAGGCGGAAGTTTTGGCCGAACAGCTCAAGCGGCTCGCCGGTTTGGACCTCGCCACCGAGGTGGAAGCCGTGGGGGACAATCACGACGGCGGCCTCGGCTGGCGTACGCGGGCCAGCTTTGCTGTCACTCCCAAGGGCCGGTTGGGCATGCACGCGCACCGCTCGGACGTTGTGCTTCCCATCAAGGAGATGCCCTTGGCACTCCCGGGACTCAACGGACTGAAGCTGTGGGATCTTGACCTGTCAGGCATCGCCCGCATTGAGGTTGCTGTCCCTGCCAATGGTTCGCGGCCCCTGATTCTGCTGGCGCCGGAGGAGGGCACAAGCCCCAAGAGGATTCACAGCATTTTGTCGCAGCTGCCGCATGACGTGTCGGTGGCAAGCTTCGACCCCAGCAAGGGGGAAGTCCTGCAGTTGCGCGGGAGGACCTGGGTGCAGGAGACCGCAGCCGGCCACGAATACCGTGTCACGGGGGAAGGGTTCTGGCAGATCCACAAGGATGCGCCGGATACGCTGGTGGGCGCTGTGACGGACTATCTTTCCAGCGGTGGGTACTTGCAGCCCGGCGCAGCAGTAGCGGACCTCTATGCCGGTGCCGGGCTGTTTACGGCACCGCTGGCGGACGCCGTCGGTGTCACCGGCTCGGTGCTTTCGGTGGAGGGTGCCCCTGGCACCAGCAGGGACGCCCGCAAAAACCTGCACGGTGAACCACAGGTGGAAATCGTTCAAGGACGCGTGGAGCGTGTCCTCCACCAGCGCGCCCGGAACTTCGACTCCCTGGTGCTTGATCCACCGCGGGCCGGAGCCGGCAAAGCCGTGGTCAAGCAATTGATGGCAACCGGCCCCCGGGCAATCGCCTATGTGTCCTGTGATCCCGCATCCTTTGCGCGTGATCTGGGTTACTTCCACCAGGGTGGTTGGAGGCTCGAGGCCCTGCGCGCGTTCGATCTCTATCCGAACACCCACCACCTTGAAACCGTGGCGCTGATCGTTCCCTCCTCGTAG
- the acnA gene encoding aconitate hydratase AcnA, which yields MSTVDSFGSKGVLNVAGTDYEIFRLNSVEGADSLPFSLKVLLENLLRTEDGANITADHVRALAGWDPNAEPDTEIQFTPARVIMQDFTGVPCVVDLATMREAVKELGGDPKRVNPLAPAEMVIDHSVQIDAFGNSGALERNMEIEYQRNGERYQFLRWGQTAFDDFKVVPPGTGIVHQVNIEYLARTVMTREVDGVVRAYPDTCVGTDSHTTMVNGLGILGWGVGGIEAEAAMLGQPVSMLIPRVVGFKLNGSIPAGATATDVVLTITEMLRKHGVVGKFVEFYGEGVAAVPLANRATIGNMSPEFGSTAAMFPIDDVTLDYLRLTGRSQENVALVEAYSKEQGLWHDPSRELRFSEFLELDLSTVVPSISGPKRPQDRIELTDAKEQFRKDIHNYVSIEDGSVDESLDESFPASDSPSFTHADSHTTETARVASAANGAHGRPSSPVHVKTADGREFELDHGAVSIASITSCTNTSNPSVMLAAALLARNAVDKGLTSKPWVKTSVAPGSKVVTDYYEKSGLTPYLEKLGFYIVGYGCATCIGNSGPLEPEISEAIQANDLSVTAVLSGNRNFEGRINPDVKMNYLASPPLVIAYALAGSMDFDFDTDALGTDSEGNEVFLKDIWPNPIEVQEVIDSSIDEAMFAKGYEGVFDGDDRWKALDTPAGDTFAWAEDSTYVRKPPYFEGMKAQPDPVKDISGARVLLKLGDSVTTDHISPAGSFKSDTPAGQYLLANGVERKDFNSYGSRRGNHEVMIRGTFANIRIKNQLLDGVEGGFTRDFSQEGAPQAYVYDAAQNYQAAGTPLVVLAGKEYGSGSSRDWAAKGTALLGVKAVVAESYERIHRSNLIGMGVLPLQYPAGESAATLGLTGTETFAVEGVTELNNGTTPKTLKVTATAEDGTVKSFDAVLRIDTPGEADYYRNGGILQYVLRQISA from the coding sequence ATGAGCACTGTGGACAGCTTCGGTTCCAAAGGCGTACTGAATGTAGCCGGCACCGATTATGAAATTTTCCGGTTGAACTCCGTAGAGGGCGCAGACAGCCTTCCGTTCAGCCTTAAGGTATTGCTTGAAAACCTCCTGCGGACTGAGGATGGCGCCAATATTACGGCGGACCATGTCCGCGCCCTGGCCGGTTGGGATCCCAATGCGGAGCCCGACACGGAAATCCAGTTCACCCCCGCCCGCGTCATCATGCAGGACTTCACCGGCGTTCCCTGCGTTGTTGACCTTGCCACCATGCGTGAAGCAGTCAAGGAGCTCGGCGGCGATCCCAAGCGCGTCAATCCCTTGGCACCTGCAGAAATGGTCATCGACCACTCCGTCCAGATTGACGCCTTCGGTAACTCCGGCGCACTGGAGCGCAACATGGAGATCGAATACCAGCGCAATGGTGAGCGCTACCAGTTCCTTCGTTGGGGCCAGACCGCATTTGACGACTTCAAGGTTGTCCCCCCGGGAACCGGCATCGTCCACCAGGTCAACATCGAGTACCTGGCACGCACTGTCATGACCCGCGAGGTAGACGGTGTAGTCCGCGCCTACCCCGACACCTGCGTTGGTACCGACTCGCACACCACCATGGTCAACGGCCTGGGCATCCTGGGCTGGGGCGTCGGCGGCATCGAAGCCGAGGCAGCAATGCTTGGCCAGCCCGTCTCCATGCTGATTCCCCGCGTTGTTGGCTTCAAGCTCAACGGCAGCATCCCTGCCGGCGCCACCGCTACCGACGTCGTGCTCACCATCACCGAAATGCTGCGCAAGCACGGTGTCGTTGGCAAGTTCGTCGAGTTCTACGGTGAGGGCGTTGCGGCTGTGCCGCTGGCCAACCGCGCCACCATCGGCAACATGAGCCCGGAATTCGGTTCCACGGCAGCCATGTTCCCGATCGACGACGTCACCCTGGACTACCTGCGCCTCACCGGCCGCTCACAGGAGAACGTCGCGCTGGTCGAGGCGTACAGCAAGGAACAGGGCCTCTGGCACGATCCTTCCCGCGAACTGCGCTTCTCCGAGTTCCTCGAGTTGGACCTGTCCACTGTTGTTCCGTCCATCTCCGGCCCGAAGCGTCCCCAGGACCGCATCGAGCTCACCGATGCCAAGGAGCAGTTCCGCAAGGACATCCACAACTACGTCTCCATCGAAGACGGCAGCGTGGACGAGTCCCTGGACGAGTCCTTCCCCGCATCCGATTCGCCGTCCTTCACGCACGCCGACTCGCACACCACGGAGACCGCACGCGTTGCGTCGGCCGCCAACGGTGCGCACGGACGCCCGTCCTCGCCGGTGCACGTCAAGACCGCCGATGGCCGCGAATTTGAGTTGGACCACGGCGCAGTGTCGATCGCCTCGATCACGTCCTGCACCAACACATCCAACCCGTCCGTCATGCTCGCTGCTGCCCTCCTGGCACGTAACGCCGTGGACAAGGGCCTGACGTCCAAACCGTGGGTCAAGACGTCCGTAGCCCCCGGCTCCAAGGTCGTCACCGACTACTACGAGAAGTCCGGCCTGACCCCGTACCTGGAGAAGCTCGGTTTCTACATCGTGGGTTACGGTTGCGCCACCTGCATCGGCAACTCCGGCCCGCTTGAACCGGAAATCTCCGAGGCAATCCAGGCCAACGACCTCTCCGTGACGGCAGTCCTCTCGGGCAACCGCAACTTCGAAGGCCGTATCAACCCGGACGTGAAGATGAACTACCTGGCGTCGCCGCCGCTGGTCATCGCCTACGCCCTGGCCGGTTCCATGGACTTCGACTTCGACACCGATGCCCTGGGCACCGACTCCGAAGGCAACGAGGTCTTCCTGAAGGACATCTGGCCGAACCCCATCGAGGTGCAGGAAGTCATCGACTCCTCCATCGACGAGGCCATGTTCGCCAAGGGCTACGAGGGCGTCTTCGACGGCGACGACCGCTGGAAGGCACTCGACACGCCCGCCGGTGACACCTTCGCCTGGGCTGAGGACTCCACCTACGTGCGGAAGCCCCCATACTTCGAGGGCATGAAGGCGCAGCCGGATCCCGTCAAGGACATTTCAGGTGCCCGCGTGCTCCTGAAGCTTGGCGACTCCGTCACCACGGACCACATCTCCCCGGCAGGCTCGTTCAAGTCGGACACCCCGGCCGGCCAGTACCTGTTGGCCAACGGCGTGGAGCGCAAAGACTTCAACTCCTACGGTTCACGCCGTGGAAACCACGAAGTCATGATCCGCGGTACCTTTGCCAACATCCGCATCAAGAACCAGCTCCTGGACGGCGTCGAAGGTGGCTTCACCCGCGACTTCAGCCAGGAAGGTGCACCGCAGGCCTACGTTTACGACGCCGCGCAGAACTACCAGGCCGCGGGAACGCCGCTGGTGGTCCTGGCAGGCAAGGAATACGGTTCCGGTTCATCCCGTGACTGGGCAGCAAAGGGAACTGCACTTCTGGGTGTCAAGGCCGTCGTCGCCGAAAGCTACGAGCGCATCCACCGCTCCAACCTGATCGGCATGGGCGTCCTTCCGCTGCAGTACCCCGCCGGCGAGTCGGCAGCAACACTGGGCCTGACCGGTACGGAAACGTTCGCAGTTGAGGGAGTGACCGAGCTGAACAACGGCACTACGCCGAAGACGCTCAAGGTCACGGCTACGGCTGAGGACGGCACCGTCAAGTCCTTCGACGCCGTTCTGCGCATCGATACCCCGGGCGAAGCGGACTACTACCGCAACGGTGGCATCCTGCAGTACGTACTGCGCCAGATCTCCGCATAG
- the dxs gene encoding 1-deoxy-D-xylulose-5-phosphate synthase — protein MGLLETVKDPQDLAKLSGTELEQLAGEIREFLITNVAATGGHLGPNLGVVELTLAVHRIFESPRDSIVFDTGHQSYVHKLLTGRQDFSTLRQQGGLSGYPDRAESEHDIVESSHASSSLSWADGISRARQLTGEGDRFVVAVVGDGALTGGMTWEAINNIAADKRRRVVIVVNDNGRSYAPTVGGFADYLASLRPTIDSLRTTPAYERMLDWWKKKLQNGGPAGQFTYKSLHAMKKGIKDWWAPQGMFEDLGMKYIGPVDGHSLQAMENALNTAKAYGGPVIVHAMTEKGHGYAPALANEADQFHAVGIIDPETGESTEMPGARSWTSVFAEEIADIADERQDIVGITGAMLIPVGLHKFAERHPERVIDVGIAEQHALTSAAGMAFGGLHPVVAVYATFLNRAFDQLLMDVALHKAGVTIVLDRAGVTGPDGPSHHGMWDMAMVQIVPGLHLAAPRDATRLREELREAVAVDDAPTVVRFSKGSVGSEVEAIDRLHDGVDILARRPEGSTENDVLIVSVGAMSELALDVASRLGAQGISSTVVDPRWVLPVRKSIIALAARHRLVICIEDGVRAGGVGSRIRQEMRAAGVDTALNEVGLPVEFLVHGSRSQVLERVGLTAQKIAHDVVAQVLGTKVPFARPLPGQEHPTTGSLPTL, from the coding sequence TTGGGACTTTTGGAAACCGTCAAGGATCCACAGGACCTGGCCAAACTGTCCGGCACGGAGCTGGAACAACTGGCCGGCGAAATCAGGGAATTCCTGATCACCAACGTAGCCGCGACGGGTGGACACCTTGGCCCGAACCTGGGCGTCGTCGAACTCACACTGGCTGTCCACCGGATCTTCGAGTCGCCGCGGGACAGTATCGTCTTCGATACCGGGCACCAGTCCTATGTGCACAAGCTGCTCACTGGCCGCCAGGACTTCAGCACCCTTCGCCAGCAAGGCGGACTTTCCGGCTATCCGGACCGTGCCGAATCCGAGCACGACATAGTGGAGAGCTCGCACGCGTCATCATCTTTGTCCTGGGCAGACGGTATTTCACGCGCCCGCCAGTTGACTGGCGAAGGCGACCGTTTCGTCGTCGCCGTTGTTGGCGATGGAGCCCTGACCGGCGGTATGACGTGGGAGGCGATCAACAACATCGCGGCCGACAAGCGTCGTCGCGTGGTCATCGTTGTCAATGACAACGGACGATCATACGCACCCACCGTCGGCGGATTTGCCGATTACCTCGCTTCGTTGCGCCCCACCATCGACTCCCTGCGCACTACTCCGGCCTATGAGCGCATGCTGGACTGGTGGAAGAAGAAACTGCAGAACGGCGGCCCCGCCGGGCAGTTCACCTACAAGAGCCTGCACGCCATGAAGAAGGGCATCAAGGACTGGTGGGCACCTCAAGGTATGTTCGAGGACCTTGGAATGAAGTACATCGGTCCGGTGGACGGGCACAGCCTCCAGGCCATGGAAAACGCCTTGAATACCGCCAAGGCCTACGGCGGACCTGTGATCGTCCACGCCATGACCGAGAAGGGCCACGGTTACGCCCCGGCCCTGGCGAACGAGGCAGACCAATTCCATGCCGTGGGAATTATCGACCCCGAAACCGGTGAGTCCACGGAAATGCCGGGTGCCAGATCGTGGACCTCGGTGTTTGCCGAGGAGATCGCGGACATCGCCGACGAGCGCCAGGATATCGTTGGCATCACCGGCGCCATGCTCATCCCGGTCGGTCTTCACAAGTTTGCCGAGCGCCACCCTGAGCGCGTTATCGACGTCGGGATTGCCGAGCAGCACGCCCTCACATCCGCTGCCGGTATGGCCTTCGGCGGCCTCCACCCCGTGGTGGCGGTTTACGCAACTTTCCTGAACCGCGCCTTCGACCAGCTCCTCATGGATGTGGCGCTGCACAAGGCCGGGGTCACGATCGTCCTGGACAGGGCAGGCGTGACCGGCCCGGATGGCCCCAGCCACCACGGCATGTGGGACATGGCCATGGTTCAGATCGTGCCGGGACTCCATTTGGCGGCTCCCCGCGATGCCACAAGGCTCCGTGAGGAACTGAGGGAGGCCGTCGCCGTCGATGACGCCCCCACAGTGGTGCGGTTCTCCAAGGGCAGTGTCGGTTCGGAAGTTGAAGCCATCGACAGGCTTCACGACGGCGTGGACATCCTCGCGCGGCGACCTGAGGGTTCCACTGAAAACGATGTCCTCATTGTCAGCGTCGGCGCCATGTCCGAACTCGCCCTCGATGTTGCCAGCCGCCTCGGCGCGCAAGGCATCAGCTCCACGGTGGTGGATCCGCGCTGGGTCCTTCCTGTGCGGAAGTCGATTATCGCCCTTGCTGCCCGCCATCGCCTGGTCATCTGCATTGAAGACGGCGTGCGTGCAGGCGGCGTCGGATCGCGCATCCGGCAGGAAATGCGTGCTGCGGGCGTGGATACAGCCCTCAACGAAGTCGGTTTGCCGGTCGAGTTCCTGGTACATGGTTCCCGAAGCCAGGTGCTGGAGCGCGTGGGACTGACCGCCCAAAAAATAGCCCACGACGTCGTAGCGCAGGTTCTGGGGACAAAAGTCCCCTTTGCAAGGCCCCTCCCGGGCCAGGAGCACCCCACCACCGGAAGCCTGCCCACGTTGTGA
- a CDS encoding DUF402 domain-containing protein, whose product MMDHRSPGSLQPGDLVVSRNRKWNGKAHWVVPGRYLGEDIHGWWIFQGAGEFCSRPGAAFYAASDAVLLVPRTGEFVATFYDDTYPGDFRIYVDVATAHGWNPIKPGVTEFHMIDMDLDVIRSTKHGVFVDDEDEFEQHRAAMGYPDDTVDAMRAECAALFEAVVAMKAPFDVTGANSTSAEWFRKGRA is encoded by the coding sequence GTGATGGACCACCGTAGTCCGGGCTCGCTGCAGCCCGGTGACCTCGTTGTGTCGAGGAACAGGAAATGGAATGGCAAGGCCCACTGGGTGGTGCCCGGCCGCTACCTCGGCGAAGACATCCACGGCTGGTGGATTTTTCAGGGTGCGGGGGAGTTCTGTTCACGTCCCGGGGCAGCCTTCTACGCGGCGTCGGACGCAGTACTGTTGGTCCCACGTACCGGAGAGTTCGTGGCCACGTTCTACGACGATACGTACCCAGGCGACTTCCGGATCTACGTTGACGTTGCCACCGCCCACGGTTGGAACCCCATCAAGCCGGGCGTCACGGAGTTCCATATGATCGACATGGACCTGGACGTGATCCGCTCCACCAAGCACGGCGTGTTCGTGGACGACGAGGACGAATTTGAGCAGCACCGGGCAGCCATGGGCTATCCGGACGACACAGTGGACGCTATGCGCGCAGAATGCGCAGCCCTTTTTGAGGCAGTAGTGGCCATGAAAGCACCATTCGACGTCACCGGAGCCAACAGCACCAGTGCCGAGTGGTTCAGGAAAGGACGAGCATGA
- a CDS encoding aldo/keto reductase yields MTEYRRLGHSGLTVSAVGLGCNNLGRANTPTESQDGTDAVIHAALDAGVTFFDVADVYGREPGLSESMLGKALKGRRDDVVIGTKFGMDMGGVNGNDFGARGSRRYVVKAVEASLRRLDTEWIDLYQFHTPDPLTPIEETLAALDDLVTSGKVRYVGHSNFAGWQIAEAEYVGRQAGGVRFISTQNHYNLLDRRAELEVLPAAGAFSLGVLPYFPLANGLLTGKYSAGKAPEGTRLSHTRTNLVHDADWEQLGRFGQFAKERDITELQLAFSWLAAQPGVSSVIAGATRPEQIRENAQAVCWVPTQEDRDEMDEIFPRAPKVALF; encoded by the coding sequence ATGACTGAATACCGACGCCTTGGCCATTCCGGATTGACCGTCTCAGCTGTTGGGCTGGGCTGCAACAATCTGGGGCGCGCCAATACACCCACCGAGTCCCAGGACGGCACGGACGCCGTTATCCACGCCGCACTTGATGCCGGAGTAACGTTCTTCGACGTTGCGGATGTCTATGGACGCGAGCCGGGCCTGAGCGAGTCCATGTTGGGCAAAGCCCTGAAAGGTCGCCGTGATGACGTGGTCATCGGTACCAAATTCGGCATGGACATGGGCGGCGTCAACGGCAACGATTTCGGTGCCCGGGGTTCACGCCGCTACGTCGTGAAAGCCGTAGAGGCGTCGCTCCGCCGCTTGGATACTGAGTGGATCGACCTCTACCAGTTCCATACCCCGGATCCTCTGACGCCCATCGAAGAGACCTTGGCGGCCTTGGATGACCTGGTGACCAGTGGCAAGGTCCGCTATGTCGGGCACTCCAACTTTGCCGGCTGGCAGATCGCCGAGGCTGAGTATGTCGGCCGCCAGGCAGGGGGTGTCCGCTTCATCTCGACGCAGAACCACTACAACCTGCTGGACCGCCGTGCCGAGCTCGAAGTCCTGCCCGCGGCGGGGGCCTTCTCCTTGGGAGTGCTCCCGTATTTCCCGCTCGCCAACGGACTGCTCACGGGCAAGTATTCTGCCGGCAAGGCACCGGAAGGGACCCGGCTGAGCCACACGCGCACCAACTTGGTGCACGACGCCGATTGGGAACAGCTGGGCCGCTTCGGCCAGTTCGCCAAAGAACGGGACATCACCGAGCTGCAACTGGCCTTCTCCTGGTTGGCCGCGCAGCCCGGCGTCAGCAGCGTCATCGCCGGTGCCACCCGTCCGGAGCAGATCCGCGAGAACGCTCAGGCAGTGTGCTGGGTCCCGACGCAGGAAGACCGGGACGAAATGGACGAGATCTTCCCCCGCGCGCCCAAGGTGGCGCTTTTCTAG